In Labrus bergylta chromosome 1, fLabBer1.1, whole genome shotgun sequence, one genomic interval encodes:
- the rbm47 gene encoding RNA-binding protein 47 isoform X2, whose translation MTAEDPASSSTMSNNSAPSKLSKPSGAPHNSLHGQISIPDGVAGSHNEAALVALMERTGYGMVQENGQRKYGPPPGWNAQSPPRGCEIFVGKIPRDVYEDELVPVFESVGRIYEMRLMMDFDGKNRGYAFVMYTEKHEAKRAVRELNNYEVRPGRLLGVCSSVDNCRLFIGGIPKTKKREEILEEVSKVTEGVLDVIVYASAADKLKNRGFAFVEYESHRAAAMARRKLMPGRIQLWGHQIAVDWAEPEIDVDEDVMETVKILYVRNLMMETSEETIRQVFSQWNPGCVERVKKIRDYAFVHFTSRDDAVVAMDHLNATEVEGSCIEVTLAKPVDKEQYSRQKASKGASATPEPTQQNYVYQCDPYTLAYYGYPYNTLIGPNREYFVKGPPMIQNNGTVRGRGRATAGNRTPGPRGSYLGGYSAGRGIYSRYHEGKARQPEKPYELMPSLELAASVNPVGIKPGTMALQTLGGQYPVFSAGPAAKLMEEGKVHTVEHLINPLALQHAEHTNANAAAANVLPSVSTPPPFQGRPITPVYAMAHNVQRIPTAGGLYGAGYVPIANYAANTAALAALQKNAAVAAAAYGGYTGYAVPQAFPATAFQLPIHDVYQTY comes from the exons ATGACAGCCGAAGATCCTGCTTCTTCCTCAACCATGAGCAATAACTCCGCCCCCTCCAAACTGTCCAAACCCTCTGGTGCACCCCACAACTCTCTTCATGGACAGATTAGCATCCCTGACGGGGTTGCAGGTTCTCATAATGAGGCTGCACTGGTGGCCCTGATGGAGCGCACCGGCTACGGTATGGTCCAGGAAAATGGTCAGCGTAAATATGGCCCTCCACCTGGATGGAACGCTCAATCTCCACCACGAGGATGTGAAATCTTTGTGGGCAAGATCCCACGGGACGTTTATGAGGATGAGCTGGTCCCAGTGTTTGAGTCCGTAGGGCGCATCTATGAGATGCGGCTCATGATGGACTTTGATGGGAAGAACCGAGGGTACGCGTTTGTTAtgtacacagaaaaacatgaggCCAAGAGGGCTGTACGTGAGCTCAACAACTATGAAGTGCGGCCCGGGCGGCTCCTGGGAGTCTGCTCATCTGTAGATAACTGCCGTCTTTTCATCGGTGGCATTCCCAAGACCAAAAAACGTGAGGAGATCCTTGAAGAAGTCTCCAAGGTTACAGAAGGGGTTCTAGACGTGATAGTTTATGCCAGTGCAGCAGACAAGCTGAAGAACCGAGGCTTTGCCTTTGTAGAGTACGAGTCGCACCGGGCAGCTGCCATGGCTCGCAGGAAGTTGATGCCTGGACGCATTCAGCTTTGGGGACACCAGATAGCAGTAGACTGGGCTGAGCCAGAGATTGATGTGGACGAAGACGTCATGGAGACAGTAAAGATCCTTTATGTGAGGAATCTTATGATGGAGACCAGTGAGGAGACGATCAGACAG GTGTTCAGCCAGTGGAATCCTGGATGTGTTGAACGTGTGAAGAAGATCCGCGACTACGCCTTCGTCCATTTTACCTCCCGGGACGATGCGGTCGTGGCCATGGATCATCTCAATGCCACTGAAGTGGAAGGATCCTGTATCGAGGTGACACTCGCCAAGCCAGTTGACAAAGAGCAGTACTCCCGCCAGAAGGCCTCCAAGGGGGCCTCTGCCACTCCAGAACCTACTCAGCAGAACTACGTTTACCAGTGTGATCCCTACACATTGGCCTACTATGGTTATCCTTACAACACCCTCATTGGACCCAACAGGGAATACTTCGTCAAAG GACCCCCAATGATACAGAACAATG GTACTGTGCGAGGTCGTGGTCGTGCCACTGCAGGTAACCGTACCCCTGGACCACGGGGGTCTTACCTGGGGGGTTATTCTGCTGGTCGTGGCATCTACAGCCGCTACCATGAAGGCAAGGCCAGGCAGCCTGAAAAGCCCTATGAGTTGATGCCCAGTCTGGAGCTTGCTGCCTCCGTCAACCCTGTTGGCATCAAACCTGGCACAA tgGCGTTGCAGACTCTGGGTGGGCAGTACCCGGTGTTCAGCGCGGGTCCTGCAGCCAagctgatggaggaggggaaggTGCACACTGTGGAGCACCTTATCAACCCTCTGGCCTTACAACACGCTGAACACACCAATGctaatgctgctgctgccaacGTCCTGCCTTCAGTCTCCACCCCTCCACCCTTTCAG GGCCGTCCAATCACTCCCGTCTACGCCATGGCGCACAATGTCCAGCGTATCCCCACGGCCGGCGGCCTTTATGGAGCCGGATACGTCCCCATCGCAAACTACGCCGCCAACACAGCGGCTCTGGCTGCTCTGCAGAAGAATGCAGCGGTGGCGGCTGCAGCGTACGGAGGATACACGGGCTATGCGGTGCCACAGGCCTTCCCTGCCACGGCCTTCCAGCTGCCCATCCACGATGTCTACCAGACATATTGA
- the rbm47 gene encoding RNA-binding protein 47 isoform X1, protein MTAEDPASSSTMSNNSAPSKLSKPSGAPHNSLHGQISIPDGVAGSHNEAALVALMERTGYGMVQENGQRKYGPPPGWNAQSPPRGCEIFVGKIPRDVYEDELVPVFESVGRIYEMRLMMDFDGKNRGYAFVMYTEKHEAKRAVRELNNYEVRPGRLLGVCSSVDNCRLFIGGIPKTKKREEILEEVSKVTEGVLDVIVYASAADKLKNRGFAFVEYESHRAAAMARRKLMPGRIQLWGHQIAVDWAEPEIDVDEDVMETVKILYVRNLMMETSEETIRQVFSQWNPGCVERVKKIRDYAFVHFTSRDDAVVAMDHLNATEVEGSCIEVTLAKPVDKEQYSRQKASKGASATPEPTQQNYVYQCDPYTLAYYGYPYNTLIGPNREYFVKGPPMIQNNAGTVRGRGRATAGNRTPGPRGSYLGGYSAGRGIYSRYHEGKARQPEKPYELMPSLELAASVNPVGIKPGTMALQTLGGQYPVFSAGPAAKLMEEGKVHTVEHLINPLALQHAEHTNANAAAANVLPSVSTPPPFQGRPITPVYAMAHNVQRIPTAGGLYGAGYVPIANYAANTAALAALQKNAAVAAAAYGGYTGYAVPQAFPATAFQLPIHDVYQTY, encoded by the exons ATGACAGCCGAAGATCCTGCTTCTTCCTCAACCATGAGCAATAACTCCGCCCCCTCCAAACTGTCCAAACCCTCTGGTGCACCCCACAACTCTCTTCATGGACAGATTAGCATCCCTGACGGGGTTGCAGGTTCTCATAATGAGGCTGCACTGGTGGCCCTGATGGAGCGCACCGGCTACGGTATGGTCCAGGAAAATGGTCAGCGTAAATATGGCCCTCCACCTGGATGGAACGCTCAATCTCCACCACGAGGATGTGAAATCTTTGTGGGCAAGATCCCACGGGACGTTTATGAGGATGAGCTGGTCCCAGTGTTTGAGTCCGTAGGGCGCATCTATGAGATGCGGCTCATGATGGACTTTGATGGGAAGAACCGAGGGTACGCGTTTGTTAtgtacacagaaaaacatgaggCCAAGAGGGCTGTACGTGAGCTCAACAACTATGAAGTGCGGCCCGGGCGGCTCCTGGGAGTCTGCTCATCTGTAGATAACTGCCGTCTTTTCATCGGTGGCATTCCCAAGACCAAAAAACGTGAGGAGATCCTTGAAGAAGTCTCCAAGGTTACAGAAGGGGTTCTAGACGTGATAGTTTATGCCAGTGCAGCAGACAAGCTGAAGAACCGAGGCTTTGCCTTTGTAGAGTACGAGTCGCACCGGGCAGCTGCCATGGCTCGCAGGAAGTTGATGCCTGGACGCATTCAGCTTTGGGGACACCAGATAGCAGTAGACTGGGCTGAGCCAGAGATTGATGTGGACGAAGACGTCATGGAGACAGTAAAGATCCTTTATGTGAGGAATCTTATGATGGAGACCAGTGAGGAGACGATCAGACAG GTGTTCAGCCAGTGGAATCCTGGATGTGTTGAACGTGTGAAGAAGATCCGCGACTACGCCTTCGTCCATTTTACCTCCCGGGACGATGCGGTCGTGGCCATGGATCATCTCAATGCCACTGAAGTGGAAGGATCCTGTATCGAGGTGACACTCGCCAAGCCAGTTGACAAAGAGCAGTACTCCCGCCAGAAGGCCTCCAAGGGGGCCTCTGCCACTCCAGAACCTACTCAGCAGAACTACGTTTACCAGTGTGATCCCTACACATTGGCCTACTATGGTTATCCTTACAACACCCTCATTGGACCCAACAGGGAATACTTCGTCAAAG GACCCCCAATGATACAGAACAATG CAGGTACTGTGCGAGGTCGTGGTCGTGCCACTGCAGGTAACCGTACCCCTGGACCACGGGGGTCTTACCTGGGGGGTTATTCTGCTGGTCGTGGCATCTACAGCCGCTACCATGAAGGCAAGGCCAGGCAGCCTGAAAAGCCCTATGAGTTGATGCCCAGTCTGGAGCTTGCTGCCTCCGTCAACCCTGTTGGCATCAAACCTGGCACAA tgGCGTTGCAGACTCTGGGTGGGCAGTACCCGGTGTTCAGCGCGGGTCCTGCAGCCAagctgatggaggaggggaaggTGCACACTGTGGAGCACCTTATCAACCCTCTGGCCTTACAACACGCTGAACACACCAATGctaatgctgctgctgccaacGTCCTGCCTTCAGTCTCCACCCCTCCACCCTTTCAG GGCCGTCCAATCACTCCCGTCTACGCCATGGCGCACAATGTCCAGCGTATCCCCACGGCCGGCGGCCTTTATGGAGCCGGATACGTCCCCATCGCAAACTACGCCGCCAACACAGCGGCTCTGGCTGCTCTGCAGAAGAATGCAGCGGTGGCGGCTGCAGCGTACGGAGGATACACGGGCTATGCGGTGCCACAGGCCTTCCCTGCCACGGCCTTCCAGCTGCCCATCCACGATGTCTACCAGACATATTGA
- the rbm47 gene encoding RNA-binding protein 47 isoform X6 produces the protein MTAEDPASSSTMSNNSAPSKLSKPSGAPHNSLHGQISIPDGVAGSHNEAALVALMERTGYGMVQENGQRKYGPPPGWNAQSPPRGCEIFVGKIPRDVYEDELVPVFESVGRIYEMRLMMDFDGKNRGYAFVMYTEKHEAKRAVRELNNYEVRPGRLLGVCSSVDNCRLFIGGIPKTKKREEILEEVSKVTEGVLDVIVYASAADKLKNRGFAFVEYESHRAAAMARRKLMPGRIQLWGHQIAVDWAEPEIDVDEDVMETVKILYVRNLMMETSEETIRQVFSQWNPGCVERVKKIRDYAFVHFTSRDDAVVAMDHLNATEVEGSCIEVTLAKPVDKEQYSRQKASKGASATPEPTQQNYVYQCDPYTLAYYGYPYNTLIGPNREYFVKVALQTLGGQYPVFSAGPAAKLMEEGKVHTVEHLINPLALQHAEHTNANAAAANVLPSVSTPPPFQGRPITPVYAMAHNVQRIPTAGGLYGAGYVPIANYAANTAALAALQKNAAVAAAAYGGYTGYAVPQAFPATAFQLPIHDVYQTY, from the exons ATGACAGCCGAAGATCCTGCTTCTTCCTCAACCATGAGCAATAACTCCGCCCCCTCCAAACTGTCCAAACCCTCTGGTGCACCCCACAACTCTCTTCATGGACAGATTAGCATCCCTGACGGGGTTGCAGGTTCTCATAATGAGGCTGCACTGGTGGCCCTGATGGAGCGCACCGGCTACGGTATGGTCCAGGAAAATGGTCAGCGTAAATATGGCCCTCCACCTGGATGGAACGCTCAATCTCCACCACGAGGATGTGAAATCTTTGTGGGCAAGATCCCACGGGACGTTTATGAGGATGAGCTGGTCCCAGTGTTTGAGTCCGTAGGGCGCATCTATGAGATGCGGCTCATGATGGACTTTGATGGGAAGAACCGAGGGTACGCGTTTGTTAtgtacacagaaaaacatgaggCCAAGAGGGCTGTACGTGAGCTCAACAACTATGAAGTGCGGCCCGGGCGGCTCCTGGGAGTCTGCTCATCTGTAGATAACTGCCGTCTTTTCATCGGTGGCATTCCCAAGACCAAAAAACGTGAGGAGATCCTTGAAGAAGTCTCCAAGGTTACAGAAGGGGTTCTAGACGTGATAGTTTATGCCAGTGCAGCAGACAAGCTGAAGAACCGAGGCTTTGCCTTTGTAGAGTACGAGTCGCACCGGGCAGCTGCCATGGCTCGCAGGAAGTTGATGCCTGGACGCATTCAGCTTTGGGGACACCAGATAGCAGTAGACTGGGCTGAGCCAGAGATTGATGTGGACGAAGACGTCATGGAGACAGTAAAGATCCTTTATGTGAGGAATCTTATGATGGAGACCAGTGAGGAGACGATCAGACAG GTGTTCAGCCAGTGGAATCCTGGATGTGTTGAACGTGTGAAGAAGATCCGCGACTACGCCTTCGTCCATTTTACCTCCCGGGACGATGCGGTCGTGGCCATGGATCATCTCAATGCCACTGAAGTGGAAGGATCCTGTATCGAGGTGACACTCGCCAAGCCAGTTGACAAAGAGCAGTACTCCCGCCAGAAGGCCTCCAAGGGGGCCTCTGCCACTCCAGAACCTACTCAGCAGAACTACGTTTACCAGTGTGATCCCTACACATTGGCCTACTATGGTTATCCTTACAACACCCTCATTGGACCCAACAGGGAATACTTCGTCAAAG tgGCGTTGCAGACTCTGGGTGGGCAGTACCCGGTGTTCAGCGCGGGTCCTGCAGCCAagctgatggaggaggggaaggTGCACACTGTGGAGCACCTTATCAACCCTCTGGCCTTACAACACGCTGAACACACCAATGctaatgctgctgctgccaacGTCCTGCCTTCAGTCTCCACCCCTCCACCCTTTCAG GGCCGTCCAATCACTCCCGTCTACGCCATGGCGCACAATGTCCAGCGTATCCCCACGGCCGGCGGCCTTTATGGAGCCGGATACGTCCCCATCGCAAACTACGCCGCCAACACAGCGGCTCTGGCTGCTCTGCAGAAGAATGCAGCGGTGGCGGCTGCAGCGTACGGAGGATACACGGGCTATGCGGTGCCACAGGCCTTCCCTGCCACGGCCTTCCAGCTGCCCATCCACGATGTCTACCAGACATATTGA
- the rbm47 gene encoding RNA-binding protein 47 isoform X5, with product MTAEDPASSSTMSNNSAPSKLSKPSGAPHNSLHGQISIPDGVAGSHNEAALVALMERTGYGMVQENGQRKYGPPPGWNAQSPPRGCEIFVGKIPRDVYEDELVPVFESVGRIYEMRLMMDFDGKNRGYAFVMYTEKHEAKRAVRELNNYEVRPGRLLGVCSSVDNCRLFIGGIPKTKKREEILEEVSKVTEGVLDVIVYASAADKLKNRGFAFVEYESHRAAAMARRKLMPGRIQLWGHQIAVDWAEPEIDVDEDVMETVKILYVRNLMMETSEETIRQVFSQWNPGCVERVKKIRDYAFVHFTSRDDAVVAMDHLNATEVEGSCIEVTLAKPVDKEQYSRQKASKGASATPEPTQQNYVYQCDPYTLAYYGYPYNTLIGPNREYFVKGPPMIQNNVALQTLGGQYPVFSAGPAAKLMEEGKVHTVEHLINPLALQHAEHTNANAAAANVLPSVSTPPPFQGRPITPVYAMAHNVQRIPTAGGLYGAGYVPIANYAANTAALAALQKNAAVAAAAYGGYTGYAVPQAFPATAFQLPIHDVYQTY from the exons ATGACAGCCGAAGATCCTGCTTCTTCCTCAACCATGAGCAATAACTCCGCCCCCTCCAAACTGTCCAAACCCTCTGGTGCACCCCACAACTCTCTTCATGGACAGATTAGCATCCCTGACGGGGTTGCAGGTTCTCATAATGAGGCTGCACTGGTGGCCCTGATGGAGCGCACCGGCTACGGTATGGTCCAGGAAAATGGTCAGCGTAAATATGGCCCTCCACCTGGATGGAACGCTCAATCTCCACCACGAGGATGTGAAATCTTTGTGGGCAAGATCCCACGGGACGTTTATGAGGATGAGCTGGTCCCAGTGTTTGAGTCCGTAGGGCGCATCTATGAGATGCGGCTCATGATGGACTTTGATGGGAAGAACCGAGGGTACGCGTTTGTTAtgtacacagaaaaacatgaggCCAAGAGGGCTGTACGTGAGCTCAACAACTATGAAGTGCGGCCCGGGCGGCTCCTGGGAGTCTGCTCATCTGTAGATAACTGCCGTCTTTTCATCGGTGGCATTCCCAAGACCAAAAAACGTGAGGAGATCCTTGAAGAAGTCTCCAAGGTTACAGAAGGGGTTCTAGACGTGATAGTTTATGCCAGTGCAGCAGACAAGCTGAAGAACCGAGGCTTTGCCTTTGTAGAGTACGAGTCGCACCGGGCAGCTGCCATGGCTCGCAGGAAGTTGATGCCTGGACGCATTCAGCTTTGGGGACACCAGATAGCAGTAGACTGGGCTGAGCCAGAGATTGATGTGGACGAAGACGTCATGGAGACAGTAAAGATCCTTTATGTGAGGAATCTTATGATGGAGACCAGTGAGGAGACGATCAGACAG GTGTTCAGCCAGTGGAATCCTGGATGTGTTGAACGTGTGAAGAAGATCCGCGACTACGCCTTCGTCCATTTTACCTCCCGGGACGATGCGGTCGTGGCCATGGATCATCTCAATGCCACTGAAGTGGAAGGATCCTGTATCGAGGTGACACTCGCCAAGCCAGTTGACAAAGAGCAGTACTCCCGCCAGAAGGCCTCCAAGGGGGCCTCTGCCACTCCAGAACCTACTCAGCAGAACTACGTTTACCAGTGTGATCCCTACACATTGGCCTACTATGGTTATCCTTACAACACCCTCATTGGACCCAACAGGGAATACTTCGTCAAAG GACCCCCAATGATACAGAACAATG tgGCGTTGCAGACTCTGGGTGGGCAGTACCCGGTGTTCAGCGCGGGTCCTGCAGCCAagctgatggaggaggggaaggTGCACACTGTGGAGCACCTTATCAACCCTCTGGCCTTACAACACGCTGAACACACCAATGctaatgctgctgctgccaacGTCCTGCCTTCAGTCTCCACCCCTCCACCCTTTCAG GGCCGTCCAATCACTCCCGTCTACGCCATGGCGCACAATGTCCAGCGTATCCCCACGGCCGGCGGCCTTTATGGAGCCGGATACGTCCCCATCGCAAACTACGCCGCCAACACAGCGGCTCTGGCTGCTCTGCAGAAGAATGCAGCGGTGGCGGCTGCAGCGTACGGAGGATACACGGGCTATGCGGTGCCACAGGCCTTCCCTGCCACGGCCTTCCAGCTGCCCATCCACGATGTCTACCAGACATATTGA
- the rbm47 gene encoding RNA-binding protein 47 isoform X4: MTAEDPASSSTMSNNSAPSKLSKPSGAPHNSLHGQISIPDGVAGSHNEAALVALMERTGYGMVQENGQRKYGPPPGWNAQSPPRGCEIFVGKIPRDVYEDELVPVFESVGRIYEMRLMMDFDGKNRGYAFVMYTEKHEAKRAVRELNNYEVRPGRLLGVCSSVDNCRLFIGGIPKTKKREEILEEVSKVTEGVLDVIVYASAADKLKNRGFAFVEYESHRAAAMARRKLMPGRIQLWGHQIAVDWAEPEIDVDEDVMETVKILYVRNLMMETSEETIRQVFSQWNPGCVERVKKIRDYAFVHFTSRDDAVVAMDHLNATEVEGSCIEVTLAKPVDKEQYSRQKASKGASATPEPTQQNYVYQCDPYTLAYYGYPYNTLIGPNREYFVKGTVRGRGRATAGNRTPGPRGSYLGGYSAGRGIYSRYHEGKARQPEKPYELMPSLELAASVNPVGIKPGTMALQTLGGQYPVFSAGPAAKLMEEGKVHTVEHLINPLALQHAEHTNANAAAANVLPSVSTPPPFQGRPITPVYAMAHNVQRIPTAGGLYGAGYVPIANYAANTAALAALQKNAAVAAAAYGGYTGYAVPQAFPATAFQLPIHDVYQTY, translated from the exons ATGACAGCCGAAGATCCTGCTTCTTCCTCAACCATGAGCAATAACTCCGCCCCCTCCAAACTGTCCAAACCCTCTGGTGCACCCCACAACTCTCTTCATGGACAGATTAGCATCCCTGACGGGGTTGCAGGTTCTCATAATGAGGCTGCACTGGTGGCCCTGATGGAGCGCACCGGCTACGGTATGGTCCAGGAAAATGGTCAGCGTAAATATGGCCCTCCACCTGGATGGAACGCTCAATCTCCACCACGAGGATGTGAAATCTTTGTGGGCAAGATCCCACGGGACGTTTATGAGGATGAGCTGGTCCCAGTGTTTGAGTCCGTAGGGCGCATCTATGAGATGCGGCTCATGATGGACTTTGATGGGAAGAACCGAGGGTACGCGTTTGTTAtgtacacagaaaaacatgaggCCAAGAGGGCTGTACGTGAGCTCAACAACTATGAAGTGCGGCCCGGGCGGCTCCTGGGAGTCTGCTCATCTGTAGATAACTGCCGTCTTTTCATCGGTGGCATTCCCAAGACCAAAAAACGTGAGGAGATCCTTGAAGAAGTCTCCAAGGTTACAGAAGGGGTTCTAGACGTGATAGTTTATGCCAGTGCAGCAGACAAGCTGAAGAACCGAGGCTTTGCCTTTGTAGAGTACGAGTCGCACCGGGCAGCTGCCATGGCTCGCAGGAAGTTGATGCCTGGACGCATTCAGCTTTGGGGACACCAGATAGCAGTAGACTGGGCTGAGCCAGAGATTGATGTGGACGAAGACGTCATGGAGACAGTAAAGATCCTTTATGTGAGGAATCTTATGATGGAGACCAGTGAGGAGACGATCAGACAG GTGTTCAGCCAGTGGAATCCTGGATGTGTTGAACGTGTGAAGAAGATCCGCGACTACGCCTTCGTCCATTTTACCTCCCGGGACGATGCGGTCGTGGCCATGGATCATCTCAATGCCACTGAAGTGGAAGGATCCTGTATCGAGGTGACACTCGCCAAGCCAGTTGACAAAGAGCAGTACTCCCGCCAGAAGGCCTCCAAGGGGGCCTCTGCCACTCCAGAACCTACTCAGCAGAACTACGTTTACCAGTGTGATCCCTACACATTGGCCTACTATGGTTATCCTTACAACACCCTCATTGGACCCAACAGGGAATACTTCGTCAAAG GTACTGTGCGAGGTCGTGGTCGTGCCACTGCAGGTAACCGTACCCCTGGACCACGGGGGTCTTACCTGGGGGGTTATTCTGCTGGTCGTGGCATCTACAGCCGCTACCATGAAGGCAAGGCCAGGCAGCCTGAAAAGCCCTATGAGTTGATGCCCAGTCTGGAGCTTGCTGCCTCCGTCAACCCTGTTGGCATCAAACCTGGCACAA tgGCGTTGCAGACTCTGGGTGGGCAGTACCCGGTGTTCAGCGCGGGTCCTGCAGCCAagctgatggaggaggggaaggTGCACACTGTGGAGCACCTTATCAACCCTCTGGCCTTACAACACGCTGAACACACCAATGctaatgctgctgctgccaacGTCCTGCCTTCAGTCTCCACCCCTCCACCCTTTCAG GGCCGTCCAATCACTCCCGTCTACGCCATGGCGCACAATGTCCAGCGTATCCCCACGGCCGGCGGCCTTTATGGAGCCGGATACGTCCCCATCGCAAACTACGCCGCCAACACAGCGGCTCTGGCTGCTCTGCAGAAGAATGCAGCGGTGGCGGCTGCAGCGTACGGAGGATACACGGGCTATGCGGTGCCACAGGCCTTCCCTGCCACGGCCTTCCAGCTGCCCATCCACGATGTCTACCAGACATATTGA
- the rbm47 gene encoding RNA-binding protein 47 isoform X3 — MTAEDPASSSTMSNNSAPSKLSKPSGAPHNSLHGQISIPDGVAGSHNEAALVALMERTGYGMVQENGQRKYGPPPGWNAQSPPRGCEIFVGKIPRDVYEDELVPVFESVGRIYEMRLMMDFDGKNRGYAFVMYTEKHEAKRAVRELNNYEVRPGRLLGVCSSVDNCRLFIGGIPKTKKREEILEEVSKVTEGVLDVIVYASAADKLKNRGFAFVEYESHRAAAMARRKLMPGRIQLWGHQIAVDWAEPEIDVDEDVMETVKILYVRNLMMETSEETIRQVFSQWNPGCVERVKKIRDYAFVHFTSRDDAVVAMDHLNATEVEGSCIEVTLAKPVDKEQYSRQKASKGASATPEPTQQNYVYQCDPYTLAYYGYPYNTLIGPNREYFVKAGTVRGRGRATAGNRTPGPRGSYLGGYSAGRGIYSRYHEGKARQPEKPYELMPSLELAASVNPVGIKPGTMALQTLGGQYPVFSAGPAAKLMEEGKVHTVEHLINPLALQHAEHTNANAAAANVLPSVSTPPPFQGRPITPVYAMAHNVQRIPTAGGLYGAGYVPIANYAANTAALAALQKNAAVAAAAYGGYTGYAVPQAFPATAFQLPIHDVYQTY, encoded by the exons ATGACAGCCGAAGATCCTGCTTCTTCCTCAACCATGAGCAATAACTCCGCCCCCTCCAAACTGTCCAAACCCTCTGGTGCACCCCACAACTCTCTTCATGGACAGATTAGCATCCCTGACGGGGTTGCAGGTTCTCATAATGAGGCTGCACTGGTGGCCCTGATGGAGCGCACCGGCTACGGTATGGTCCAGGAAAATGGTCAGCGTAAATATGGCCCTCCACCTGGATGGAACGCTCAATCTCCACCACGAGGATGTGAAATCTTTGTGGGCAAGATCCCACGGGACGTTTATGAGGATGAGCTGGTCCCAGTGTTTGAGTCCGTAGGGCGCATCTATGAGATGCGGCTCATGATGGACTTTGATGGGAAGAACCGAGGGTACGCGTTTGTTAtgtacacagaaaaacatgaggCCAAGAGGGCTGTACGTGAGCTCAACAACTATGAAGTGCGGCCCGGGCGGCTCCTGGGAGTCTGCTCATCTGTAGATAACTGCCGTCTTTTCATCGGTGGCATTCCCAAGACCAAAAAACGTGAGGAGATCCTTGAAGAAGTCTCCAAGGTTACAGAAGGGGTTCTAGACGTGATAGTTTATGCCAGTGCAGCAGACAAGCTGAAGAACCGAGGCTTTGCCTTTGTAGAGTACGAGTCGCACCGGGCAGCTGCCATGGCTCGCAGGAAGTTGATGCCTGGACGCATTCAGCTTTGGGGACACCAGATAGCAGTAGACTGGGCTGAGCCAGAGATTGATGTGGACGAAGACGTCATGGAGACAGTAAAGATCCTTTATGTGAGGAATCTTATGATGGAGACCAGTGAGGAGACGATCAGACAG GTGTTCAGCCAGTGGAATCCTGGATGTGTTGAACGTGTGAAGAAGATCCGCGACTACGCCTTCGTCCATTTTACCTCCCGGGACGATGCGGTCGTGGCCATGGATCATCTCAATGCCACTGAAGTGGAAGGATCCTGTATCGAGGTGACACTCGCCAAGCCAGTTGACAAAGAGCAGTACTCCCGCCAGAAGGCCTCCAAGGGGGCCTCTGCCACTCCAGAACCTACTCAGCAGAACTACGTTTACCAGTGTGATCCCTACACATTGGCCTACTATGGTTATCCTTACAACACCCTCATTGGACCCAACAGGGAATACTTCGTCAAAG CAGGTACTGTGCGAGGTCGTGGTCGTGCCACTGCAGGTAACCGTACCCCTGGACCACGGGGGTCTTACCTGGGGGGTTATTCTGCTGGTCGTGGCATCTACAGCCGCTACCATGAAGGCAAGGCCAGGCAGCCTGAAAAGCCCTATGAGTTGATGCCCAGTCTGGAGCTTGCTGCCTCCGTCAACCCTGTTGGCATCAAACCTGGCACAA tgGCGTTGCAGACTCTGGGTGGGCAGTACCCGGTGTTCAGCGCGGGTCCTGCAGCCAagctgatggaggaggggaaggTGCACACTGTGGAGCACCTTATCAACCCTCTGGCCTTACAACACGCTGAACACACCAATGctaatgctgctgctgccaacGTCCTGCCTTCAGTCTCCACCCCTCCACCCTTTCAG GGCCGTCCAATCACTCCCGTCTACGCCATGGCGCACAATGTCCAGCGTATCCCCACGGCCGGCGGCCTTTATGGAGCCGGATACGTCCCCATCGCAAACTACGCCGCCAACACAGCGGCTCTGGCTGCTCTGCAGAAGAATGCAGCGGTGGCGGCTGCAGCGTACGGAGGATACACGGGCTATGCGGTGCCACAGGCCTTCCCTGCCACGGCCTTCCAGCTGCCCATCCACGATGTCTACCAGACATATTGA